In the genome of Vulgatibacter sp., the window AATGGCGAGGACGCCATCGCCAGGGCGCGCGAGCTCCAGCCGGACATCGTGCTTGCCGACGTGGTGATGCCGGGCCGGGACGGCTACCAGGTGTGCGAGGCGATCAAGGCCGATCCCGCCACGAAGCACATCCCCGTATTGCTCCTCGCCGGCACCTTCGAGCCCTTCGACGAGGCCCGCGCCAGCGCCGCCGGTTTCGACGGCCACATGCCCAAGCCCTTCGAGAGCACCCGGCTCCTCGAGAAGGTGCGGGAGCTGATCGAGGGCAGGCAGGCCGTTCCCGCAGGCCCGGCGAACGTGGTGGCGCAGCAGCCCGCCGTCGCCGCGCCGCCCCGTCCCGCAGCGCCCGCCTTCCCGGTGCCGCCGCAGGCCTTGCGCCAGCCCGCGCCGGCGCCGCTGGCAGCGGCGCCGCGTCCGCCGCCGTCGGTGATCCTGCCGCCGCGCCCTGCAGCACCTGCCGCGCCCTTGCCTCCCCCGCCGGCACCGCTCCGGGCCCAGCCCCCGGCAGCCTTCGCGCCGGCGCCAGCGCCGCGCGCTGCGGCCGCGCCGTCGCCGGCTCCGCGTCCGATCGCCAGCGCGCCGGTGGCGCCGCCGGCTCCGGAGCGGACGCAGACCTTCTTCGACGCGCAGCTTCCCGCTGCGCCGGCGCCCAGGGCCCCGGCTGTCGACGCGTGGGGCATGCCGGCCGACGACCAGTTCGCCGCAGCCTTCGCCGACGCCGGTCGCAAGGCGGATGCGATCGCCGCACCCGTCGCCCCTGCGGTGGACGAGCCGCTGGAGCTGGGGGACGAGGAGATCCTGGTCGACGTCGAGGAGGATTTCGACGTCGCCGACGAGGGAATCGCCGCTGCGCCTCCGGTCGACGACGAGACCCTGGCGGCCCCGGCTGCCAGCCTCGAGGCCACCGCTGCTGGCGCGGACGCCCCGTCGCTCCCGCAGGCTGCGCCGGCCCTCGAGGCCACCGCCGCCGGCGACGACGCGCCGGCCCTCCCGGTGCAGGACGCCCTGCTCGAGAGAACCGCTGCCGGCGACGACGCACCTGCGTTTGCGGTGGCGGCGCCTGCAGTGGAGAGGGCACCGGCTCCTTCCTACGAGTCGAGCGTCGTCGATCCGATCGACGCCTACGCCGACCTGCCGCTCCCTGCCGACGAGCCGATGCCGGTGGAGGCGCTGCTCGCCTCGCCGGTGGACGAGTCCCTCGACGGCGAAGCGGCGGTGGAGGGCGAGGCCCTCGAATCTCCCTTCACCCTGCCGGTGCAGCGGGGCGGCGCCGACGCCGCCGCCTTCCTCGAGGAGGCAGCGGCCCCCAGCGCCTTCCTCGGCGCCACCGCCGCGGCACCGGAAGCGCCCGTTGCAGCAGCCGACGACGGCGGGGAGGCTGCCCTCCGCGCCGCCATCTCCGCCGCCTCCCGCGAGGTGATCGAGCGGATCGCCTGGGAGGTCGTCCCCCAGCTCGCCGAGGTGATCCTCCGCGAGCACGTCGAGCGCCTCGTCCGCGCCCGCGAGGGGCGCGAGCAGGCCTGACCCGCTTTCTCCACTTCTTTCCCCGATCGCGCGGCGAGAGCTCTTGACGGGCCTCGCCGCGTGCTTTTTTCTGCGCCGACCTATGAGCGACACGACCCCCGAGCTGCCCAAGGGCTACGAGCCCACCGACGTCGAATCGAAGTGGTACCGGTTCTGGATGGACCGCGGCTATTTCCACGCCGACGAGAACGCCGACAAGCCGCCCTATTCGATCGTGCTGCCCCCGCCCAACGTGACGGGCTCGCTGCACATGGGCCATGCCCTGACCACCACGATCCAGGACGTGCTGATCCGCTGGAAGCGGATGAGCGGGTTCAACGCGATGTGGCTCCCCGGCACCGACCACGCCGGCATCGCCACGCAGATGGTCGTCGAGCGCGAGCTGAAGAAGACCGAGGGCACGAGCCGCCACGACCTCGGCCGCGAGGCGTTCCTCGAGCGGATCTGGGACTGGAAGGCGAAGTACGGCCACCGGATCAAAGAGCAGGAGATGGCCCTCGGTGCGAGCCTCGACTGGGAACGCGAGCGCTTCACCATGGACGAGGGCGTTTCGAAGGCGGTGCGCGAAGTCTTCGTGCGGCTCTACGAGGAGGGGTTGATCTACCGGGCCAACCGGCTGATCAACTGGTGCCCGAACGACCGCACCGCGCTCTCCGACCTCGAGGTCGATCACGAGGAGAACGCGAAGGGCGAGCTCTTCCAGTTCGCCTACCCGCTCACCGACGGCTCCGGCGAGATCGTGGTGGCCACCACCCGGCCGGAGACGATGCTCGGCGACACCGCCGTCGCCGTGCACCCGGACGACGAGCGCTACCTGGCGGTCATCGGCAAGACGGTCAAGCATCCCTTCAGCGGACGCGAGATCCCGATCATCGCCGACGCGGTCCTCGTCGACCCCGCCTTCGGCACCGGCGCGGTGAAGATCACCCCGGCCCACGATTTCAACGATTTCGAGGTGGGCAAGCGCCACGGCCTCGAGTCGATCAACATCCTCGACGCCGACGCCACGCTCAACGAGGCCGGTGGTCCCTTCGCCGGGATGGATCGCTTCGCCGCCCGCACCGCGGTGAAGGAGAAGCTCGAGGCGCTCGGCCTCACCCGCGGCGAGAAGGAGCACCTCCTCGCCCTCGGCCGCTGCCAGCGCTGCGGCACGGTGGTGGAGCCCTGGCTCTCCCCGCAGTGGTACGTGAAGATCGAGCCGCTCGCCCGGCCCGCGATCGAGGCGGTCGAGAAGGGCGACACGGTCTTCATCCCCGAGCAGTGGACCAATACGTACATGTCCTGGATGCGGAACATCCAGGACTGGTGCATCAGCCGCCAGCTCTGGTGGGGTCACCGCATCCCCGCCTGGTACTGCCCGGACGGCCACGCAACGGTGGCCCGGGAAACGCCGGAAGCCTGCGGCGAATGCGGCAAGAAGGAGCTGCGGCAGGAGGACGACGTCCTCGACACCTGGTTCTCCTCCGGCCTCTGGCCCTTCTCCACGCTGGGCTGGCCCGAGCAGACGAAGGCGCTGCAGACCTTCTATCCGAACGCCGTGATGGAGACCGGCTTCGACATCATCTTCTTCTGGGTCGCCCGGATGATGATGATGGGGCTCCACTTCATGGGCGAGGTGCCCTTCAAGACCGTCTTCCTCCACGCGATGGTGCGGGACGACAAGGGCCAGAAGATGTCGAAGACGAAGGGGAACGTGATCGATCCCCTCGACGTCTCCTCGCAGTACGGTGCCGACGCGCTGCGCTTCACCCTGGCGTCGATGACCGCGCAGGGCCGCGACATCAAGCTCTCCCTCGATCGCGTCGCGGGCTACAAGGCCTTCGCCAACAAGATCTGGAACGCGGCCCGCTTTTCGATGCTCCACATGGGCGCCGTCGACATGTCGAAGCCCCTCGACGAGTCGAAGCTCGCCGATCCGGATCGCTGGATCCTCACCCGTTTCCACCGGGCCGTCGCCGACGTGGTCGCCTCCCTCGAGGCGTTCCGTTTCAACGACGCCACTTCGCGGGTCTACCAGTTCATCTGGCGCGAGCTCTGCGACTGGTACATCGAGCTGGTGAAGCCGCGGCTCTACGAAGGGAGCCCGGAGGAGAAGGCTGCTTCCGCCCGGGTGCTCCGCGACGTCCTCGACGGCTCCTTGCGCCTCCTCCACCCGTTCATGCCCTTCGTCACCGAGGAGATCTGGCAGAAGCTGCCGCGCGATCCCGCCGACCCGGGTTCGATCATGGTGGCGGACTACCCGCGCCCCGATCCGGACCGGATGGAGGATGCGGAGGCCGATCGCTTCGACACGCTGATCGAGATCGTGCAGGCCGTGCGCTCGCTGCGCGTCGACCTCGCAGTTCCCGAAGGGGTGGAGGTCGACCTCTTCTTCGACACCGATCCGGAAGGCGCCAGCTGGCTCGCGGAGCGGGCCGTTTGGCTGAAGCGCCTCGCCAGGGTGACGAGCTTCACCCCGCGCAGCGCCGCAGCGGAATGGCCTGCGAACAGCCCCGCGATCCTCGTCCGCGGCATCGAGATCCGCCTGCCGATCGGCGGTCTCGTCAACGTGGACGAGCTCCGCGCCAAGCTCGAGAAGGACGCGCTGAAGCTCGACCTCGAGGTGGGCAAGATCCGCAAGCGCCTCGACAACCCCGGCTTCGTCGCCAAGGCGCCGCCGGAGGTGGTGGTGAAGGATCGCGCGCAGGCCGACGAGCTCGAGGCCCGTCTCGCCAAGGTGCGCGAGAACCTGGAGCGGATCGGGAGCTGATCGAGCCAAGCGTCTCGTGCCGCACGCCGCCCGCCCGCCGCGCCATCTGGCCCGGCGTGGCGGGCGGTTCCCGTTCCTGTGCACGTGCCTTATGCGGACATCGTGACTTTCTTCTTCGTGCGCGGCGTGTGGGCCGCGAGCGCTTCGGCCGCCGGTGGTCCGGCGGTGGCAGATCGAACCGGTGGCTGGCAACGCCGCCGCAGCAGGCGAGAGGAACGGAACCCATGTCGATGAGCACGTACGAGAGGCCGGAGAGCGGGATGGTGCAGGATCCGGACACGGAGTCGGTCGGTTCGCCCGGTGCGGACCGGGAGGCTGGTGGCAGCGACGCCAGCCGCAGCAGCGGCGGCACGACGCGGCGTCGCGGGGCACGGGCGGCGAAGGGAGAGGTCGCCAGGCGTCGAACGGCAGGGAGCCGCACCGCTGCCGCTCGTCGCAGCGGTACGGAGAAGGCCCCGACCCGGCGGGCGGCAGGAGCTGCGAAGCCGGCCTCGACGGCGAAGCGGGCTGCGGCAGGGACGAAGCGCGCTGCGGGGACGGCGAAGCGGGCGGCGGCGGGCACGACGAAGCGGGCGGCGGCGGGCACGACGAAGCGGGCTGCGGCGGGCACGACGAAGCGGGCTGCGGCGGGCACGACGAAGCGGGCTGCGGCGGGCACGACGAAGCGGGCAGCGGCAGGCACGACGAAGCGGGCTGCCGCAGGCACGACGAAGCGGGCTGCCGCAGGCACGACGAAGCGGGCTGCCGCAGGCACGGCGAAGCGGGCTGCCGCAGGCACGGCGAAGCGGGCAGCGGCCGGCACGACGAAGCGGGCAGCAGCGGCGAGCACCACGCGCGCTGCGACCGGCGCAAAGCGCACCGCAGCCGGCGGCACGACCCGCACCACGCGGCGCGTCGGCGCCACCGCGGAGACCGGGCGTCCGGGCACGCGGCGGGCCGGCACCGTCGCCCGCGCGCCTGCAGGCGCTGCAGCGGGGGGCAGGGCAGGGGCCCGGCGTGCCGCCGCCACAATCGCGCGCACCGGTCGCGCCACCGCCACCAGCAGGTCGGCAGCGAGGGCGGAGCTCAAGGGCCGTGGTCTCTCCCGTGGGGCGGGCACCGAGACCGTCCGCGGCTCCGGCAAGAGCGGCGTCGCCGAGGGCAAGGGCAGCAGGGGCACCGCCGCGAAGGGCCACGGTGGTGGCGGCGGCCGCAGCGCGCCGACGGGCCGCGGCGCGAAGGGTGGCGGCCGCGGCGGAAGCAGGCGCGGGTGACGACGCAGCAGGGCCGGACCGCGCCCCTGGAATAGCGGTCCGGCCCACCGAAAAAGCAGGCCTTCCACGCTTGCGCGAGGCAGCCCGAGGCTTCAACCTGCGCCCGGGCGGAGCCGCCGTGCTCCACATCGGAAGGATGCCACCGTGGATTTCCTCGACCGGTTGATCGATCTGGCGCTGCTGGAGGACGTGGGTCCCGGTGACCTCACCAGCGAGGCGCTCATTCCCGAAGGCGCCCATGGCCGCGCGGTCTTCCTCTGCAAGGAGCGCATGGTGCTCGCCGGCACGGAAGCTGCCCGGCGCACCTTCCGCGCGGTCGACCCCTCCTGCCAGATCCGCTTCCACGTGGAGGAGGGCCGGGTGATCGAGCCCGGCAGCGTCTTCGGGACGGTCGATGGTCCCGTTCGCGCGCTCCTGGTCGGCGAGCGCACGGCCCTGAATTTCCTCCAGCGGCTCTGCGGCATCGCCACCCTGACCCGGCGCTACGTCGAGGCCCTCGAGGGCGGCAAGCTCCAGCTCCTCGACACCCGGAAGACCATCCCGGGCCACCGCGTCCTCGAGAAGGCGGCGGTCCGCGCAGGCGGCGCCCGCAACCACCGCTTCGCCCTCTACGACGGCGTCCTGATCAAGGACAACCATCTGGCGGCGGTGGGCTCGATCGAGGAGGCGATCCGGCTCGCGCGCCTGCGCGCCCCCTCGCTCACGAAGATCGAGGTGGAGGTCGAGGACGTCGACGGCGCCCGCCGCGCGGCGGAAGCAGGGGCCGACGTGATCCTCCTCGACAACATGGGCGACGAGACGATCGCCGAGGCCGTCCGGGCGGTGGCGGGCAGGGCGCTGGTGGAGATCTCCGGCGGCATCACGTTCGAGCGCCTGCCGCGGCTCGCAGCCACCGGCGCCGATTTCGTGAGCGCGGGCGCGATCACCCACCAGGCCCGGGCGGTGGACATCTCCCTCGACCTCGAAGCGGCTGGAGCCTGAAGCCGTGGAGGATCTCGCCGCGGCCCTCCCGTCCCTGCTCACCACCGAGGCCCTCGGCAGGACGCTCCACGTCCACGAGAGCCTCGGCTCCACCAACGACGAGGCGCTGCGTCTCGCCCGGGAGGGCGCGCCCCACGGGACGGTGGTCATCGCCGAACGGCAGACCGCCGGCCGTGGCCGCCGGGGCAGGAGCTGGGCGAGCCCTGCGGGCAGGAGCCTCTACCTCTCGGTGCTGCTGCGTCCGGCGCTGCCGCCGCAGCGGGCGCCGGAGATCGTGCCGGTGGTGGCAGTTGCCGGGGCGGAGGCGCTCCGGGCTGCTGGGGTCGAGGCCTCGATCAAATGGCCCAACGATCTGGTGGCGGGGGCGCGGAAGATCGCGGGGATCCTCACCGAGCTCTCCGCCAGCATGGAGCGGATCCATTTCGTCGTGGTCGGCATCGGCATCAACGTGAACCTCGTCGAGGACGACCTCCCGGAGGAGCTTCGGCCGATCGCCACCAGCGTCCGCACCGAGCTGGGGCGGGAGGTTTCCCGGGCCGATCTTGCCGCAGACTTCCTCGCGCGTTTCGAGTCGTGGCTCGGGCGCCACGAGCGGGGCGGCTTCGAGCCGGTACGGGAGCGGTACCGCGCGCTCTCCTCCACCCTCGGCACGCGGGTACGGCTCATCGAGGCGGAGAGCGAAATCGAGGGGATCGCCGAGGACATCGACGAGGCGGGGGCGCTCCTCCTCCGCCGGGACGACGGCGTCCTCGAGCAGGCCCGCACCGGAGACGTGACATCGCTCCGTCCGGCGCGGTAAGCAGGCAGCCATGCTGCTCGCGGTCGACGTCGGCAACACGAACACGGTCATCGGCGCCTACGAAGGCAGGCGCCTGGTCGAGCACTTCCGGCTCGAAACCCATCCCCACCGGACCTCGGACGAGTGGGGCCTCCTCTGCCACCAGGCGCTGCGCCACCACGGGGTGGATCCGGCGCGGATCGAGGCGGTGGCGGTCTCTTCGGTGGTGCCGCCGATGCAGCACGCGCTCGAACGGATGAGCGCCCGCTACTTCGGCTGCAAGCCGCTCTTCATCGGCCCCGGGGTGAAGACGGGGATGCCCATCCTCTACGACAACCCGCGGGAGGTGGGCGCCGACAGGATCGTCAACGCCGTCGCCGCCTACGAGCGCTGGCCCGGCGCGCTCATCGTCGTCGACTTCGGCACCGCCACCACCTTCGACGTGGTGACCGCCAAGGGCGAGTACCTGGGCGGCGCGATCACCCCGGGGATCTCGATCTCGGTGGAGGCCTTGAGCCGCAACGCCTCCAAGCTGCCGCGGGTCGATCTCGACCGACCCGACCGGGCGATCGGGCGCAACACCGTCTCCTCGATGCAGTCGGGGATCGTCTTCGGCTACGGCGCCCTGGTGGACGGGCTCTGCGCCAGGCTCGCCCGGGAGCTCGGGGGCCCCAGGCCCACGGTGGTCGCGACCGGCGGCCTGGCGCCGCTCCTCGCCGGGGTCTCCGACGCCATCGACGAGGTGGACGAATTCCTCACCCTCGACGGCCTGCGGATCATCTTCGACCGCAACTGACCCCCAGCCCACCCGAGGAGGTGGCTGCTCGCTCGGCCATTGAACGCGGGGTGTTGGTCACGGCACAATGCGCCGGATGCGACACTCCGCCCACAACGGGGCCCCGGCCCCGACCGTCGAGGAGCAGCTCGCCGCAGGCGACGCCGCCTGGGATCGGGGCGATCGCGCCACGGCCCACGAGGCGTGGCGCGCGGCACAGCAGCTCGACGGCAACGACCCGCGGGTCCTCTCGCGCCTCGGCCTCAGCCTCACCCTGGTCGCCAGGGACGAGTACAAGGGCGTGGCCTTCTGCGAGGAGGCGGTGCGGCGCGGTCTCGTCGATGCCGACGCGCTCTGGCGCCTCGCGGTGGTCTACGAGACGACCTTCCAGAAGGAGCGGGCGGTGCGCGCGGTCCGGCAGGGGCTCGCCATCGACACCCACCACCCCGGCCTGGTCTCGATGATCGAGCGGCTCGGGGTGCGGCGCCCCCCGGTCCTCTCCTTCCTCAAGCGCTCCCATCCGCTCAACAAATACCTCGGAATGTTGCGCCACCGGTTGCTCAGTGCCAAGGAAAGGGCATGAGCGACTCGCCCCGGATCTCGACCGACAAGCTGACCCCGGCGCTGCGCAAGCATGCAGACCCCGCGGCCCCGCTGCCGCTGCGGAGCATGGGCGCGCGGCTTCTCGTGCCCACCTCGCCGCAGGACGCGGTCTGCCTCCTCTACCTGCTCTCCTTCGATCCCGACGAGAGCGTCCGGGAGCAGGCGCTGCAGAGCGCCGCGGGCCTACCGGACAAGATCGCCTCCACGGCGCTGCGGGACGACGGACTGCCGCAGCCGGTCCTCGGCTGGCTCGCAGGGCAGGTCGGCGCCAACGAGACCTTCCTCGAGATGCTGGTGCTCAACCAGGCCACGCCGGACGAGGCCCTGGTCGAGGTGGTGCGGAAGGCGCCGGCGCGGATCGCGGAGCTCGTCGCCCAGAACCAGCTGCGGCTGCTGCGCTGCGAGGAGCTCCTCTGCGCGCTGCTCTCCGAATCGAAAGCGGCGCGCTCGGTGATCGACACCACCGCCGACTTCGCGATCCGGTCGGGGATCTACCGGGACGACGTGCCGGCGCTCGTCGACGCGCACCGCCGCATCCACGGCGACGTGCCCCACAAGCCGCCAGAGCACACCGCCGTCTCGGTCCTCGAGGAGTTCCCCGAAGAGCTCGCCCGCGAGGAGGAGCAGGAGATCGCCGAGGAGCGGCGCCTCACCCTGACCCAGCGCCTCCTCAGCATGACGGTCTCCGAGAAGATCAAGCTCGCCACGCTGGGCAACAAGGAAGCGCGCACCATCCTGCTGCGGGACACCAACAAGCTGGTGGCGGTGGCTGCGGTGCAGAGCCCGCGCATCACCGAGAGCGAGATCGTGGCGCTGACCAACTCGCGCACCGTCCACGAGGACGTGCTCCGGGTGATCTACACCAACCGCGAGTGGCTGAAGCTCTACCTGGTGAAATACAACCTGGTGAAGAACCCCAAGACGCCGCTGCCCACCGCGCTGCGCTTCCTCCCCCATGTCCGGCCCAACGATCTGCGCGACCTGTCGAAGAACAAGAACGTCCCCCACGCGATCCAGACCGGCGCCCGCAACCTGACGCTCAAGCAGCAGAAGCACTGAAGCGCTCTCCTCGGCCGAAACGAACGAAGCCCGGCTGCGAGGCCGGGCTTCTTCGAACAGCGCAGCGTGCTCCGATCAGCCCTCGTCGGCCTGCTCGTCGGCGAGGATCCCCTGCAGCCTGGCGAGGGCGTCCTTCGCGCTGCCGAGCCGCTTGCGCTCCGCCTCGAGGGCCGCCTCGCTGGTGGCCTTCGCCTCGCTGACGGAGGCGAGTTCGCCGCGCGCCTGATCGAGGTCGGCCTGGAGGATCTCGGCCTCGAGCTTCGCGGTCTCGAGCTCTTCCCGGACCGAGTCGAGCTCGCCGCGGGTCTTTCCGAGGGTCTCCTCGCCTGCGGCGATCTGCGCCTGCGCGCCGTCGAGCTCACCACGCAGCGATTCGATCTCGAAGCGGCTCTCCTCGCCGAGGCGCTCGAGCTCCGCAGCGGTCCGCTCCTGCTCCTCGCGGGATGCCTCGAGGTTGCCGCGAACCACCGCCAGCTCGGTCTTCACGGTGGCGAGCTGGATCCGGCTGCCGTCCGCGTCGGCGCGGACCTGCTGGAGCTCGCTGCGCAGCCCGTCACGATCGGCGCGCACGCTCTCGAGCTCGGATTCGAGCCCCTCGCGAGCGGTGGCCGCCTCGTCGAGGGCCGTCTGGAGGGCCTGCCGCGCAGCGGCGATCTCCTCGAGCTCGGCTGCGGTGCGCTCCCACTCCTCGCGGAGCCGCTTCACCTGCGCGGCGCGGTCCTCGCTCTCGGCGCTGGCTGCCTCGAGCTTCTGCTGCGTCTCGGAGAGCTCCTGCTCCGCGGCGCCGAGCCGCTCCTGCAGCGCTGCTGCCTCGCCCCGGCTGCCGGCGAGATCGCTGCCCAGGGCGGCGGCGCGGGCCTCGAGCTCCGTCACCCGGTCCAGCAGGGCAGGGAGCTGCGCGGCGTCGGCGCGGAGCACCGAGAGGGTCGCGTCGAGCTTGCGGTTCTGCGCCGCCGCAGCGTCGGCCTTGTGCTGCATCTCGCGCAGGCGGCGCGTGACGTCGTCGTTCTCCTCGCGGAGCCGGGCGATCCGGCGCTCCCGCTCGGCGAGCTCCCGGGCGTCGGTCTCCAGGCGCGCCTCGAGCTCCGCCACCTGGCCGCGGAGGTCGGCGACGTCGAGGCCCTGTGCCTCGGCGCGCTCGCGGGGAGCAGCGAGGCTCTCCTCGTCGCGGGCGAGGGCAACCACCGTGCGCTCGAGATCGGCAGGCGCGTCTCCCAGATCGGAGAAGAGCTCGTCCAGCGCATCCTCGGCAGGAGCCGCCTGGAGCGGAGCGGCCTCCGCAGGTACGACGTCGTCGGCTTCGACCGACTCGATCTCGTCGTCGCCGATCAGCTCGGCGGCGAGATCGAGATCGGAGCCCGCCGGCGGCGCGTCGATGGGGAGCCAGCTCTCCAGCTCCTGCAGGAGCCTGGGGGCGGCGAAGGGCTTGTGCAGGTACGCATCGGCGCGGGTCTTCAACCGCTTGTGGTGGTCGAAGGTCTCCGCCGTGGCGAGGGCCGAGGTGAGCACGAGCGGAATGTCGCGCAGCGCCTCGTCGCGCTTGAACCGGTTGCACCAGGAGAAGCCGGCGCTGGGCCGATCCCCCAGCTCGAGGGCGAGCACCACGGCCCGGGGCTTCTCCGTCCGCGCCCGCTCGAGGGCCTCCTCGCCATCGGTGAAGACGGTGGCATGGACGCCGCGCGTGGCCAGTGCGTCGCGCAGGCCCGTTGCGAAGTCGTCGTCGCTTTCGATGATCAGCACGTCCATTGCGTGTCCTCGCTGCAGGGGCCGCTGTGAGAGCGGCCTGCGTCCGCAGCTTCGGAGCGAGGCTAGACGTGGGGGGATCGCGTGTCAACGAAGCGGCGCAGCGCTGGTGCGCGCCGCTCTCACCCGATCCGCGGCGCTCCCACCGCGCCGCGCGCTCAGCGTTCCTCGACCTGCGAGACGAGCTGGAGCATGTCGCTCTCGTCGAGATCCGAGACCAGCGAGTAGACGATGCCGCGCTGCTGCCAGAGCGCCACGTTGTAGCCGCGCTCGTTCGCCATCACCACGTCGCGCTCGCCGACCCGCGTGCGCCTGCCGTCGGGCATCTCGATCTCGCCGGGGAAGACGAGGAGCGTCGTCCGCCGCGCCGGATCCTCGCCGCCGTAGACGAGATAGGCCGCCTGCCGATCGCGGACGTTGGCGAGCCGTGCCCCCACCAGCCGCGCCGCCTGGGGCGAGCGGAAGGTCGGCGCGCGGACCCGGAAATCCACCTTGCCGCGGAACCAGCTCTCGACGTCGTCCGGCTTGTCGGCGGTGGGCCGAACCTCGAGCGGAAGCGCCCTGGCGTGTTTGTCGACCGCGTCGAAGAGGACCAGCTCCGGGCTCTCCTCGTCGGCGGGGGCGATCACGTAGCCGAAGCTCGCCACCGCAACGAGCCCTGCGGCGACGGCGGAGTAGAGCGAGAAGCGCCGGACCTGCTCCCGCGCACGCTCGCGGGCCATGTCGGTCCGGATCCGTTCGCGCAGCTGCGAGGGGGCGGCGACCTTCTGCTCACCGGCCTTCTGCTGCAGAAAGGAGCGGAAGGCGAGCAGGGCGGAGACCTCGTCGCTGCAACTGGGGCAGGACGCGAGGTGCTCCTCGACTTCCACGCTCTCCCCCGATGCGAATTCCCCGTC includes:
- a CDS encoding response regulator; translated protein: MPRKLLLADDSVTIQKVVAIVFAHEDYQVTTVANGEDAIARARELQPDIVLADVVMPGRDGYQVCEAIKADPATKHIPVLLLAGTFEPFDEARASAAGFDGHMPKPFESTRLLEKVRELIEGRQAVPAGPANVVAQQPAVAAPPRPAAPAFPVPPQALRQPAPAPLAAAPRPPPSVILPPRPAAPAAPLPPPPAPLRAQPPAAFAPAPAPRAAAAPSPAPRPIASAPVAPPAPERTQTFFDAQLPAAPAPRAPAVDAWGMPADDQFAAAFADAGRKADAIAAPVAPAVDEPLELGDEEILVDVEEDFDVADEGIAAAPPVDDETLAAPAASLEATAAGADAPSLPQAAPALEATAAGDDAPALPVQDALLERTAAGDDAPAFAVAAPAVERAPAPSYESSVVDPIDAYADLPLPADEPMPVEALLASPVDESLDGEAAVEGEALESPFTLPVQRGGADAAAFLEEAAAPSAFLGATAAAPEAPVAAADDGGEAALRAAISAASREVIERIAWEVVPQLAEVILREHVERLVRAREGREQA
- a CDS encoding valine--tRNA ligase gives rise to the protein MSDTTPELPKGYEPTDVESKWYRFWMDRGYFHADENADKPPYSIVLPPPNVTGSLHMGHALTTTIQDVLIRWKRMSGFNAMWLPGTDHAGIATQMVVERELKKTEGTSRHDLGREAFLERIWDWKAKYGHRIKEQEMALGASLDWERERFTMDEGVSKAVREVFVRLYEEGLIYRANRLINWCPNDRTALSDLEVDHEENAKGELFQFAYPLTDGSGEIVVATTRPETMLGDTAVAVHPDDERYLAVIGKTVKHPFSGREIPIIADAVLVDPAFGTGAVKITPAHDFNDFEVGKRHGLESINILDADATLNEAGGPFAGMDRFAARTAVKEKLEALGLTRGEKEHLLALGRCQRCGTVVEPWLSPQWYVKIEPLARPAIEAVEKGDTVFIPEQWTNTYMSWMRNIQDWCISRQLWWGHRIPAWYCPDGHATVARETPEACGECGKKELRQEDDVLDTWFSSGLWPFSTLGWPEQTKALQTFYPNAVMETGFDIIFFWVARMMMMGLHFMGEVPFKTVFLHAMVRDDKGQKMSKTKGNVIDPLDVSSQYGADALRFTLASMTAQGRDIKLSLDRVAGYKAFANKIWNAARFSMLHMGAVDMSKPLDESKLADPDRWILTRFHRAVADVVASLEAFRFNDATSRVYQFIWRELCDWYIELVKPRLYEGSPEEKAASARVLRDVLDGSLRLLHPFMPFVTEEIWQKLPRDPADPGSIMVADYPRPDPDRMEDAEADRFDTLIEIVQAVRSLRVDLAVPEGVEVDLFFDTDPEGASWLAERAVWLKRLARVTSFTPRSAAAEWPANSPAILVRGIEIRLPIGGLVNVDELRAKLEKDALKLDLEVGKIRKRLDNPGFVAKAPPEVVVKDRAQADELEARLAKVRENLERIGS
- the nadC gene encoding carboxylating nicotinate-nucleotide diphosphorylase, with amino-acid sequence MDFLDRLIDLALLEDVGPGDLTSEALIPEGAHGRAVFLCKERMVLAGTEAARRTFRAVDPSCQIRFHVEEGRVIEPGSVFGTVDGPVRALLVGERTALNFLQRLCGIATLTRRYVEALEGGKLQLLDTRKTIPGHRVLEKAAVRAGGARNHRFALYDGVLIKDNHLAAVGSIEEAIRLARLRAPSLTKIEVEVEDVDGARRAAEAGADVILLDNMGDETIAEAVRAVAGRALVEISGGITFERLPRLAATGADFVSAGAITHQARAVDISLDLEAAGA
- a CDS encoding biotin--[acetyl-CoA-carboxylase] ligase; translation: MEDLAAALPSLLTTEALGRTLHVHESLGSTNDEALRLAREGAPHGTVVIAERQTAGRGRRGRSWASPAGRSLYLSVLLRPALPPQRAPEIVPVVAVAGAEALRAAGVEASIKWPNDLVAGARKIAGILTELSASMERIHFVVVGIGINVNLVEDDLPEELRPIATSVRTELGREVSRADLAADFLARFESWLGRHERGGFEPVRERYRALSSTLGTRVRLIEAESEIEGIAEDIDEAGALLLRRDDGVLEQARTGDVTSLRPAR
- a CDS encoding type III pantothenate kinase encodes the protein MLLAVDVGNTNTVIGAYEGRRLVEHFRLETHPHRTSDEWGLLCHQALRHHGVDPARIEAVAVSSVVPPMQHALERMSARYFGCKPLFIGPGVKTGMPILYDNPREVGADRIVNAVAAYERWPGALIVVDFGTATTFDVVTAKGEYLGGAITPGISISVEALSRNASKLPRVDLDRPDRAIGRNTVSSMQSGIVFGYGALVDGLCARLARELGGPRPTVVATGGLAPLLAGVSDAIDEVDEFLTLDGLRIIFDRN
- a CDS encoding response regulator; its protein translation is MDVLIIESDDDFATGLRDALATRGVHATVFTDGEEALERARTEKPRAVVLALELGDRPSAGFSWCNRFKRDEALRDIPLVLTSALATAETFDHHKRLKTRADAYLHKPFAAPRLLQELESWLPIDAPPAGSDLDLAAELIGDDEIESVEADDVVPAEAAPLQAAPAEDALDELFSDLGDAPADLERTVVALARDEESLAAPRERAEAQGLDVADLRGQVAELEARLETDARELAERERRIARLREENDDVTRRLREMQHKADAAAAQNRKLDATLSVLRADAAQLPALLDRVTELEARAAALGSDLAGSRGEAAALQERLGAAEQELSETQQKLEAASAESEDRAAQVKRLREEWERTAAELEEIAAARQALQTALDEAATAREGLESELESVRADRDGLRSELQQVRADADGSRIQLATVKTELAVVRGNLEASREEQERTAAELERLGEESRFEIESLRGELDGAQAQIAAGEETLGKTRGELDSVREELETAKLEAEILQADLDQARGELASVSEAKATSEAALEAERKRLGSAKDALARLQGILADEQADEG
- a CDS encoding anti-sigma factor family protein — its product is MDCSDLERLLPAYADGEFASGESVEVEEHLASCPSCSDEVSALLAFRSFLQQKAGEQKVAAPSQLRERIRTDMARERAREQVRRFSLYSAVAAGLVAVASFGYVIAPADEESPELVLFDAVDKHARALPLEVRPTADKPDDVESWFRGKVDFRVRAPTFRSPQAARLVGARLANVRDRQAAYLVYGGEDPARRTTLLVFPGEIEMPDGRRTRVGERDVVMANERGYNVALWQQRGIVYSLVSDLDESDMLQLVSQVEER